The Terriglobales bacterium genome segment GGCGTTGACCGGGTCGAGGCCGGCGAAGGGCTCGTCCATCATGATCAGTTCGGGCTCGTGCAGCAGGGCGGCGATGAACTGCACCTTCTGCTGCATGCCCTTGGAGAGTTCCTCGACCTTCTTGGGCATCCAGGCGGCCAGTTCCAGGCGCTCACACCAGCGGCGGGCGCGCGCCGCGGCGTCGCGCGCGTTCAAGCCGCGGATCTCGCCCAGGAAGACCAATTGCTCCAGCACCTTCATCTTCTTGTAGAGGCCGCGCTCCTCGGGGAGGTAGCCGACGCGGCGCAGGTGGCCGCGCTGGAAGGGCTCGCCGAAGAGCCGCACCTGGCCGGCGTCGGGCACGGTGATGCCGATCATCATGCGCAGGCTGCTGGTCTTGCCGGCGCCGTTGGGGCCGAGCAGGCCGTAGATGGTCCCGGGCAGGATCTGGAAGGAAAGATCGTCCACGGCCACGAAGTGGTCGTAGCTCTTGCGCACCTTCTCGAGCTGGACAGTGGGGCTGGGCATGAGGGCGAAGCGATTAGGGTCGCAGAAGCGTTAGTGGATGTCCA includes the following:
- a CDS encoding ATP-binding cassette domain-containing protein — encoded protein: MPSPTVQLEKVRKSYDHFVAVDDLSFQILPGTIYGLLGPNGAGKTSSLRMMIGITVPDAGQVRLFGEPFQRGHLRRVGYLPEERGLYKKMKVLEQLVFLGEIRGLNARDAAARARRWCERLELAAWMPKKVEELSKGMQQKVQFIAALLHEPELIMMDEPFAGLDPVNA